The Mesorhizobium sp. B1-1-8 genome contains a region encoding:
- a CDS encoding class I adenylate-forming enzyme family protein → MMHGAVPLLQDYLIHSAGRLSAKVALVCGKQRVTYAELDERSNGVAQSLAKAGVQRGDRVMIFADNTVETVVGFWAVLKANAVVCIVNPLTKSEKLDYLLNDCRPTALITDKHLQSVFGEPVHNCPSLLRVIVSGVIDEDELGRLPHAMRWETAAERNAAAPARRSIDIDLAAIIYTSGSTGEPKGVMLTHRNMTAACTSIASYLELREDEVILNVLPLAFDYGLYQMLMAFRTGARLVLERSFAFPAQILQIIREEKVTGFPGVPTIFAALSELKSLKDHDFSSIRYVTNTAAALSLKHITMLRELFSSARIYSMYGLTECKRCTYLPPEDLGRKPLSVGIAIPNTEMWIVDEDDRRVPAGTVGQLVIRGATVMKGYWGKPEATARKLKPGPLPGEQVLYTGDYCRMDAEGYLYFVGRGDEIIKSRGEKVAPKEVENVLMNIPGVREAAVIGVPDELLGQAVKAFVVIEQGRIVGERQLQKECQKRLESFMVPKSIVIVPSLPMTDTGKLKKVALS, encoded by the coding sequence ATGATGCACGGTGCAGTACCGCTTCTGCAGGATTACCTCATCCACTCAGCCGGGCGGCTCAGCGCCAAGGTGGCATTGGTTTGCGGCAAGCAACGCGTCACCTATGCCGAGCTCGACGAGCGCTCCAATGGGGTCGCCCAATCTTTGGCAAAGGCCGGCGTGCAGCGCGGCGACCGCGTGATGATCTTCGCCGACAACACGGTCGAAACCGTTGTCGGCTTCTGGGCGGTGCTCAAGGCCAATGCTGTCGTGTGCATCGTCAACCCGCTGACAAAAAGCGAAAAGCTCGACTACCTGCTCAATGATTGTCGGCCGACGGCGCTGATCACGGACAAGCACCTGCAATCGGTCTTCGGCGAACCGGTGCACAATTGTCCGTCCTTGCTCCGGGTAATCGTATCGGGAGTGATCGACGAGGACGAACTCGGCCGCCTGCCGCATGCAATGCGCTGGGAAACGGCCGCCGAGAGAAACGCGGCCGCGCCGGCGCGCAGGTCGATCGACATTGATCTTGCCGCGATCATCTACACTTCCGGTTCAACGGGCGAACCGAAGGGAGTGATGCTGACGCACCGCAACATGACGGCCGCGTGCACCTCGATCGCTTCTTATCTGGAGCTTCGTGAAGACGAGGTGATCCTGAATGTGCTGCCTCTTGCCTTCGATTACGGCCTCTACCAGATGCTCATGGCCTTCCGCACGGGCGCCCGGCTCGTCCTCGAACGCTCTTTCGCTTTTCCGGCGCAGATTCTTCAGATCATCAGGGAAGAGAAGGTTACCGGCTTTCCCGGAGTACCAACCATCTTTGCCGCGCTCTCGGAGCTCAAGTCGCTGAAGGATCACGATTTTTCCAGCATCCGCTACGTCACCAACACGGCAGCTGCGCTATCGCTCAAGCATATCACCATGCTTAGGGAGCTATTTTCCAGCGCCCGCATCTATTCGATGTACGGCCTCACCGAGTGCAAGCGCTGCACCTACCTGCCGCCGGAAGATCTCGGACGAAAGCCCCTGAGCGTCGGCATCGCCATTCCGAACACGGAAATGTGGATCGTCGACGAGGATGACAGGCGGGTGCCCGCCGGTACGGTCGGCCAGCTCGTCATCCGTGGTGCGACGGTGATGAAGGGCTATTGGGGCAAACCCGAAGCGACAGCCAGGAAGCTCAAGCCCGGCCCGCTGCCGGGCGAGCAGGTCCTTTATACCGGCGATTACTGCCGGATGGATGCGGAGGGCTACCTCTACTTCGTCGGGCGTGGCGACGAGATCATAAAATCCCGGGGCGAGAAGGTCGCGCCGAAGGAAGTAGAGAATGTGCTGATGAATATCCCGGGCGTAAGGGAGGCGGCGGTGATCGGCGTTCCCGACGAGCTTCTCGGGCAGGCAGTCAAGGCGTTCGTCGTGATCGAGCAAGGCAGGATCGTCGGCGAGAGGCAACTCCAGAAGGAGTGCCAGAAACGGCTCGAAAGTTTCATGGTTCCGAAGTCCATCGTCATCGTGCCCAGTCTGCCGATGACGGATACCGGAAAACTCAAGAAGGTGGCCCTGTCGTAG
- a CDS encoding N5-glutamine methyltransferase family protein, which yields MSEEISVADAYSKGSTVFMGVEMLVAAGALVPRPETELLGTVAVDVLHQMNLPAPRVIDMCCGAGNLACAIAHHVPAARVWASDLTDGCVEATRRNVAHHDLAGRLSVLKGDLFEALSGLALHGTIDAVVCNPPYISEKRLEGDRSHLVALEPREAFAAGPYGLSIHMRVVKDALRYLRPGGVLLFEVGLGQDRQVAGLLERSKGYENIRSVTNHAGEARVVLGSAKPRT from the coding sequence GTGAGCGAAGAGATCAGCGTCGCCGACGCTTACAGCAAAGGCAGCACTGTCTTCATGGGAGTGGAGATGCTTGTCGCTGCCGGCGCACTGGTCCCGCGGCCGGAGACGGAGCTGCTGGGCACGGTCGCCGTCGACGTCCTGCACCAGATGAACCTGCCGGCGCCGCGGGTGATCGACATGTGCTGCGGTGCCGGCAATCTCGCCTGTGCCATCGCGCATCACGTCCCGGCCGCGCGGGTCTGGGCCAGCGACCTCACCGATGGGTGTGTCGAGGCAACGCGCCGCAATGTCGCTCATCACGACCTGGCCGGCCGGCTATCCGTTCTTAAGGGCGATTTGTTCGAAGCCTTGTCCGGCCTGGCGCTTCACGGCACCATCGACGCCGTCGTCTGCAATCCGCCCTACATTTCGGAAAAACGGCTTGAGGGCGACCGTTCCCATCTGGTCGCGCTTGAGCCCCGCGAGGCCTTTGCGGCGGGGCCCTATGGGCTCAGCATCCACATGCGAGTGGTGAAGGACGCACTTCGGTATCTGCGGCCCGGCGGTGTCCTGCTGTTCGAGGTAGGCCTCGGCCAGGACCGCCAGGTCGCAGGTCTTCTGGAACGCAGCAAGGGCTACGAGAACATCCGCTCCGTCACCAACCACGCCGGTGAAGCACGCGTGGTGCTCGGATCCGCCAAGCCACGCACCTGA
- a CDS encoding acyl carrier protein yields the protein MLETKEAGEIYHGQIRAFLASNFYIADVKSLSSTASLLDQGIVDSTGVLEVIGFIEETFGIIVEDSELLPENLDSIQGIAQFIARKRA from the coding sequence ATGTTGGAGACAAAGGAAGCAGGCGAGATCTACCACGGGCAAATTCGCGCTTTCCTGGCCTCGAATTTCTATATCGCGGACGTGAAATCTCTGAGCAGCACCGCGTCGCTGCTCGATCAGGGTATCGTCGACTCGACAGGGGTGCTCGAGGTGATCGGCTTCATCGAAGAGACCTTCGGCATCATCGTCGAAGACAGCGAACTCCTGCCGGAAAACCTCGATTCCATCCAGGGAATAGCGCAGTTCATCGCCCGCAAGAGGGCATGA
- the nadE gene encoding NAD(+) synthase: MLELDAAAEIDRIVESMREQVLATLRRRGVVVGLSGGIDSSVVASLCVRAFGKDKVLGVFMPERHSSGDSLRLGRVIAAQLGIDTLVEDIAPALDAIGAYRRQIEAIRSVVPDYGEGWKCKLVLASVLENQGLNITRLTVQDPEGKIDTVRLPSAAYLQIVAATNYKQRIRKMTEYYHADRLGYAVAGTPNRLEYDQGFFVKQGDGIADVMPIVHLYKTQVYQLAEYLGVDEEIRRRPPTSDTFSMAQSQEEFYFALPYHLTDLCLYGVNHGIRADEVAAAAGLTGGQVQKVFKDIEAKRRAARYLHAQPLPSVPLTVD; this comes from the coding sequence GTGCTCGAACTGGATGCCGCTGCGGAAATAGACCGGATCGTGGAGTCGATGCGCGAACAGGTTTTGGCGACGCTTCGGCGACGCGGCGTGGTTGTCGGGCTTTCAGGCGGGATCGACAGTTCCGTCGTCGCGTCGTTATGCGTGCGTGCCTTCGGCAAGGACAAGGTGCTGGGGGTCTTCATGCCGGAGCGCCACTCCTCCGGCGATTCGCTGAGACTCGGTCGCGTCATCGCGGCTCAGCTCGGCATCGATACCCTGGTGGAGGATATAGCGCCGGCGCTGGACGCCATCGGCGCCTATCGCCGGCAGATCGAGGCGATCCGCTCCGTCGTTCCGGACTATGGCGAGGGCTGGAAATGCAAGCTGGTGCTCGCCTCGGTGCTGGAGAACCAGGGCCTCAACATCACTCGTCTCACGGTTCAGGACCCCGAGGGGAAGATCGATACGGTTCGGCTGCCTTCGGCAGCCTATCTGCAGATAGTGGCGGCGACCAACTACAAGCAGCGCATTCGCAAGATGACCGAGTATTATCATGCCGATCGCCTCGGCTATGCGGTCGCGGGAACGCCGAACCGGCTTGAATACGACCAGGGCTTCTTCGTCAAGCAAGGCGATGGGATCGCCGACGTGATGCCGATCGTGCACCTCTACAAGACGCAGGTGTACCAGCTGGCGGAATATCTCGGGGTGGACGAAGAAATCCGGCGCAGGCCTCCGACCAGCGATACGTTCTCCATGGCGCAAAGCCAGGAGGAATTCTACTTCGCGCTGCCCTATCATCTGACGGACCTGTGCCTTTACGGCGTCAACCACGGCATCCGCGCCGACGAGGTCGCCGCGGCGGCGGGGCTTACCGGAGGCCAGGTTCAGAAGGTCTTCAAGGACATCGAGGCCAAGCGTCGGGCGGCACGTTATCTGCACGCCCAGCCCTTGCCGTCCGTGCCACTGACCGTGGACTGA
- the asnB gene encoding asparagine synthase (glutamine-hydrolyzing): MCGIAGIVALNAAAPPPSREALLRMVGTLAHRGPDERGLYRDRRAGLAHARLSIVDLLHGQQPLTNDDGSTWIVFNGEIFNYLELRDRLISLGHRFRTHSDTEVVLHAYLAWGQAAFERMNGQWALAIWDSAAGRLVLSRDRYGICPLHFCEHGGRLFFASEVKAIFAAETAIRRAFDPAGIDQTFTLWTVVAPQNVFQGIRELPPGHIRVYENGVTRERAFWEPRYPEIPSSDQDRFAGSCGEAVEEVRAALETATALRMVQADVPVGCYLSGGLDSSLVATLGRRFAGERFQTFSLRFADAEYDETRFQRLVAAAIGSEHHEVMVSRNDIAAIFPEVVHHTERPILRTAPAPLFLLSRLVRERGVKVVLTGEGADEMFAGYDLFREGKVRRFWGRQPASMRRARLLERLYPYLSRSPVHQQALARQFFGRNIQAHDMPGFAHDTRWRTTSAIKRLFCPDMRAASEHRDAVSELLACLPAEFPRWSSLAQDQYLEIRTLMSGYLLSSQGDRMLMAHSVEGRFPFLDDNLVALANSLPDTYKLRILDEKHVLKRVAAPIVPTQVVARKKQPYRAPNALSFVARDAPEYVLDALSETALRAAGIFDPKSVAGLLGKCRAKTGDGDLSNSDNMALVGVLSTQLLHQQFIAGRPGDTRRVELRIDVDHEHRERALA; encoded by the coding sequence ATGTGCGGGATCGCCGGAATAGTGGCGCTGAACGCCGCCGCCCCACCACCTTCACGCGAGGCGCTGTTGCGCATGGTGGGCACACTCGCGCATCGCGGCCCCGACGAGCGAGGCCTGTATCGCGACAGACGTGCAGGGCTGGCGCATGCCCGCCTTTCGATCGTCGATCTGTTGCACGGCCAGCAGCCTCTCACAAACGATGACGGCTCGACCTGGATCGTCTTCAATGGCGAAATCTTCAACTACCTAGAACTGCGCGACAGACTGATCTCGCTTGGCCACAGGTTCCGCACCCATAGCGACACCGAAGTGGTCCTTCATGCCTATCTGGCCTGGGGGCAGGCCGCTTTTGAACGGATGAACGGCCAATGGGCATTGGCAATCTGGGACTCGGCCGCCGGCCGCCTGGTGTTGTCGCGCGATCGCTACGGCATCTGTCCTCTGCATTTCTGCGAGCATGGCGGCCGCCTCTTCTTCGCGAGCGAAGTCAAGGCGATTTTCGCGGCTGAGACCGCGATCCGCCGCGCTTTCGATCCTGCCGGCATCGATCAGACTTTCACCTTGTGGACGGTTGTTGCGCCGCAGAACGTGTTCCAGGGCATCCGGGAACTCCCGCCTGGACATATTCGCGTTTATGAGAATGGCGTGACGCGCGAGAGGGCCTTCTGGGAGCCTCGCTACCCGGAGATCCCGAGCTCCGATCAGGACCGCTTCGCCGGCTCATGCGGCGAAGCCGTCGAAGAGGTTCGCGCGGCGCTGGAAACCGCGACGGCGCTGCGCATGGTGCAGGCCGACGTGCCGGTCGGCTGCTATCTGTCGGGAGGGTTGGACAGCTCTCTTGTCGCGACCCTTGGCAGGCGTTTCGCCGGCGAGCGCTTCCAGACCTTCTCCTTGCGGTTCGCGGATGCCGAATATGACGAGACGCGCTTCCAGCGGCTGGTTGCCGCTGCAATCGGCAGCGAACACCACGAGGTGATGGTGTCGCGCAACGACATCGCCGCGATCTTTCCCGAGGTGGTCCACCACACAGAGAGGCCAATCCTCAGGACCGCGCCGGCGCCGCTTTTCCTGCTGTCCAGGCTGGTGCGCGAACGCGGCGTCAAGGTGGTGCTGACCGGCGAAGGCGCCGACGAGATGTTTGCCGGCTATGACCTCTTCCGCGAAGGCAAGGTGCGGCGCTTCTGGGGGCGCCAGCCAGCATCGATGCGCCGCGCCCGGCTGCTTGAGCGGCTCTACCCCTATCTCTCGCGCTCGCCGGTTCACCAGCAGGCATTGGCGCGTCAGTTCTTCGGGCGCAACATTCAAGCCCATGACATGCCCGGATTCGCGCACGACACACGCTGGCGCACGACGAGCGCCATCAAACGTCTGTTCTGCCCGGACATGCGCGCCGCCTCGGAGCACCGCGATGCGGTCTCTGAGCTCCTTGCTTGCCTGCCTGCCGAATTCCCGCGATGGAGTTCGCTTGCCCAGGACCAGTATCTCGAGATCCGGACCTTGATGTCGGGTTATCTGCTGTCCTCGCAAGGCGACAGGATGCTGATGGCTCACTCCGTCGAGGGACGCTTCCCCTTTCTGGACGACAATCTGGTGGCGTTGGCGAATTCGCTTCCGGACACTTACAAATTGCGGATCCTCGATGAGAAGCATGTGCTGAAGCGCGTCGCGGCGCCGATCGTGCCGACGCAGGTCGTTGCCCGGAAGAAGCAGCCCTACCGGGCGCCCAACGCGCTCAGTTTCGTCGCCCGCGATGCCCCGGAATACGTCCTTGACGCGCTGTCGGAGACGGCATTGCGCGCGGCCGGCATCTTCGATCCAAAATCGGTTGCCGGCCTGCTTGGAAAGTGCCGCGCCAAAACGGGCGACGGCGATCTGTCCAATTCCGATAACATGGCGCTGGTGGGCGTGCTGTCGACGCAGCTTCTGCATCAGCAATTCATCGCGGGCCGTCCCGGCGATACGCGCAGGGTAGAGCTCCGCATCGACGTCGATCACGAACACCGGGAAAGGGCGCTTGCATGA